One Methylosarcina fibrata AML-C10 DNA segment encodes these proteins:
- a CDS encoding glycoside hydrolase family 19 protein, producing the protein MVTVDILLQIMPNLKRSVGENYFPFLAQAMVEFEIINPLREAAFLAQIAHESGEFRFLEEIWGPTPAQRNYEPPSRKARELGNVAPGDGKRYKGRGPIQITGRGNYQLFGQMLNLDLVNEPDRAADPEVAFRIAGAFWKSRGLNELADRQEFERITRRINGGLTGIEERRQFYKRARSLCAS; encoded by the coding sequence GTGGTAACTGTCGATATTTTGCTGCAGATCATGCCCAACTTGAAAAGATCGGTAGGCGAGAATTATTTTCCGTTTCTGGCGCAGGCCATGGTGGAGTTCGAAATCATTAATCCCTTGCGGGAAGCCGCCTTTCTGGCGCAAATCGCGCACGAATCGGGCGAATTCCGGTTCCTGGAAGAAATCTGGGGTCCGACCCCGGCGCAAAGAAATTACGAACCGCCCTCCCGGAAAGCCCGTGAACTGGGTAACGTAGCGCCGGGAGACGGCAAACGGTACAAGGGGCGCGGGCCGATCCAGATTACCGGGCGGGGAAATTACCAATTATTCGGCCAAATGCTCAACCTGGACCTGGTCAACGAGCCCGACCGGGCGGCGGATCCCGAGGTGGCTTTTCGGATCGCCGGCGCTTTTTGGAAGTCGCGCGGACTGAATGAGCTGGCCGACCGGCAGGAGTTCGAAAGGATTACAAGGCGGATTAACGGCGGCCTGACCGGCATCGAGGAGCGCCGCCAATTTTACAAGAGAGCTCGATCCTTATGCGCCTCGTAA